The genome window ATCAGGAGCATGCCTTCGTTGGCCAGGTCGTCCAGGCGTCCCACAAAGGGGCTGACGAAAGCGGCGCCCGCTTTGGCCGCAACCAACGCCTGCAAAGGAGAGAACACCAGGGTCACATTGACCGGAATGCCTTCCGAGGACAGGGCGCGGGTGGCGATCATGCCGTCGGGAATCATGGGGATCTTAATGACGATGTTCTTATGGATAGCAGCCAGCTTTTTACCTTCTTCAATCATGGACTTGGCTTCGGTGCTGATAACCTCGGCGCTGATGGGGCCGTCCACTTCGGCGCAGATATCCTTGATGATATCCTCAAAAGGCCTTCCTTCTTTTGCAATCAGGGACGGGTTGGTCGTTACGCCGTCCACCATTCCCATGCTGTTGGCCTCTTTGATCTCGTCGATGTTGGCCGTATCGATAAAAAACTTCATCCGCCGCGCTCCTTGTTTGAGTGTGTTTTTTTATTCCGGTTTATTTTTGATTAAGATATTTTTTCATGCATTCCTCGCTGCAGAAATACATGAGCTGTCCGTCCACTTTGGCTGCAACCCCTTCCCGCTTGGGAAAATACACCTTGCAAACCGGGTCCTGCACCATGACATCGTCTATCTGCCGGACATCCTGGCGATCCATCCGGGGCCTGTTTTTTTCAGGTCCGGGGCCTGCCAGGGCCTTGTACACCATGTAACCCAACCCGGCAAATATTAAAAATTTTAGCCACATGAGCAACCCCTTAAGCTATTTCGGCGCTCCGGTCAAGCCGGATTCACGCCGTTATTGCAAGGACATCCTCCAATACCATGACATCCTTGCCGCCGTCATCCAGTTTGTCCAGAAGTGCGCTAACTGTCTTTTTTAAAACCGGATGCTGCAATTCCGGAGCTATATCACAAAGCGGGGCTAAAACAAACCGCCTTTTATGAAGCCGGGGGTGAGGTATTTCCAAATCTCCCGATTCCATGACAAGGTCTCCGAAAAACAGGATATCCATGTCCAGGACCCTGGGGCCGAAACGGGGGCCTGCATTGGTGCGCCCCGCCTCTTTTTCCAGGGATTTGAGCAAGGCCAAAAGATCCCGGGGCGCCAGGCTTGTCCTGATCCTGGCAGCCCCGTTCATAAACCTGTCCTGGGCTTCGTAATCCACGGGCTCGGTATCGTACAGGCGGGATATCTTTTCCACCATGCAGACTCCGGACCGGCTCAGGCTGTCCATGGCCCACTGGCAGTTTTTCTTCAGGTCTCCCATGTTGGACCCGAACCCGATGTAAACGGTATGCTCCAATGCGATCTTTCCTTAGAGCTTCAATTCC of Desulfatibacillum aliphaticivorans DSM 15576 contains these proteins:
- the fsa gene encoding fructose-6-phosphate aldolase, translating into MKFFIDTANIDEIKEANSMGMVDGVTTNPSLIAKEGRPFEDIIKDICAEVDGPISAEVISTEAKSMIEEGKKLAAIHKNIVIKIPMIPDGMIATRALSSEGIPVNVTLVFSPLQALVAAKAGAAFVSPFVGRLDDLANEGMLLIEQMVTIYNNYAFDTEVLVASVRNPLHVLEAAMMGADVATIPFGVIKKMMGHPLTDKGLAAFLADYEKSKK
- the folK gene encoding 2-amino-4-hydroxy-6-hydroxymethyldihydropteridine diphosphokinase yields the protein MEHTVYIGFGSNMGDLKKNCQWAMDSLSRSGVCMVEKISRLYDTEPVDYEAQDRFMNGAARIRTSLAPRDLLALLKSLEKEAGRTNAGPRFGPRVLDMDILFFGDLVMESGDLEIPHPRLHKRRFVLAPLCDIAPELQHPVLKKTVSALLDKLDDGGKDVMVLEDVLAITA